In Ipomoea triloba cultivar NCNSP0323 chromosome 7, ASM357664v1, a single genomic region encodes these proteins:
- the LOC116026325 gene encoding gamma-glutamyl peptidase 3-like has translation MKMMKVEGEQKRYALLLAARDSDYVKKVYGGYLNVFIETLGEEGEIWDLFRVVDGDFPAMDDLHSYEGFVISGSPYDAYGNEPWILQLCLLLQALFSMQKKVLGICFGHQVLCRALGGKVGKAYSGWDIGVRKVEIVKDLCFQFLGDDDDNLEETSPSLSIIEVHQDEVWEVPIGAEVLAFSDKTCVEMFRIGEHILGIQGHPEYT, from the exons atgaagatgatgaaggttgaAGGAGAGCAGAAGAGATATGCATTGTTGCTAGCCGCAAGGGACTCAGATTATGTGAAGAAAGTATACGGAGGATACTTAAACGTGTTCATAGAAACTCTGGGAGAAGAAGGAGAAATATGGGATTTATTCCGGGTGGTCGACGGCGACTTTCCGGCGATGGATGACCTCCATAGCTATGAAGGTTTTGTGATCAGTGGAAGCCCTTATGATGCCTATGGCAATGAGCCATGGATTCTCCAGCTCTGCCTTCTTCTCCAAGCTTTGTTCTCCATGCAAAAGAAAGTCCTCGGCATTTGCTTTGGCCACCAA gTTTTGTGTAGAGCTTTGGGAGGAAAAGTTGGGAAGGCTTATAGTGGATGGGATATTGGAGTTAGAAAAGTGGAGATTGTGAAGGATTTATGCTTCCAATTCcttggtgatgatgatgataatttgGAAGAAACATCACCATCTCTTTCCATCATTGAGGTTCATCAAGATGAG GTATGGGAAGTGCCAATAGGAGCAGAGGTGTTGGCATTCTCGGACAAGACATGCGTGGAAATGTTTAGGATTGGAGAACATATTCTTGGAATTCAAGGACATCCTGAGTACACTTAA